TACTCTACAACAACTTTGGCAGGAAACTCCTGAATAGAAATTTCATTTTCAGTAAAGCTTTGTATTTTTTTTCCATTCACAGTTACATTCGTTGGAAGCTTGGAGCCATTAAAGTTATTAATCTTAATTCCATTCCCTGGAATATTAACATCACCAAAAATTGAAAAAATATATTTCTCATTTTCTTTTATAATTGAGTATGATAACTCACCATAATATGTTGGAAGATTTTCAATCGACATTCCGGTAGGTGAATCTATCCAATCCTGATAAAGCGCAGATGCTAATACTAAGGATTCGTCAGCTTCATTTTCATAAACAAACATTGATCGGATTGCATTTATAAAATCCGAACCAACCCATGTATGAGGCATATCGCCAATAAATTTTGGAGTTCTATAATCTTTCCACACTACTTCTGCCCAATGATTCCAACCTTTTGGTCGTTGATCATTTAAAAAGAAACTAATTAATTCGTGTGACGTCTCCGGTTGATCCAACTGAATGAATGAACCAATTAAACGATTTTCATAAGGAGTATAATTAATCCAATCAATTTTGCCATCTCTTCTGTTTTTAAAAAATTCATAATACTTATTAAAAGTATTATACACTTGTGGTTTTGGTAAGTTGCTAAACTCATTACAAGGGGTAAGAGCAATTGTTGTTGAAGTAGCATCGAAGTCACCAAGTTCAACACAACCTGGTATGTAATCTATCTTTCTTGTTTTCATCGCAAGATTGAGTGAGCTATAGAGATTTTTCTTAAAAGTGTCTCTAACTTTTTTAATTCTTTCATACGATTCTTTTTCTCCTAAAACTCTTTGAATTTCTGTTGCGTCTTTCAATCCTTTCATTGTAAAGAAATCATCCCAATAGGAATGCATTGGCTTTGCTGAATATCCTTCGTGACTTATAGATTCAGTAACCAAACCATAATAAGCACGCACACTGTCATTTCCATTTTTAAAATGATCTGTCGATTGTTCTGCGATTAATGATTCAATATACTTAACAGCTCTTTTTACATTTTCATTTTTTGATCTAAGAAATGTTGTGTCCTTAGTAAAGTTAAAATACTCGCGAATCAGGTAAATCAATTCACCGTTACTGTCGTTTTCCGGTACTGGATCCGGACCTCTGGAATCAACTACGCAAGGTACCTTACCATTTTCATATTGATTGGCTGTGTACCAATTTATAAATTCTTTCACCTCATCAACGATCCCTGATTTTAAAAGTGCCGATGAAGTTAATGCGCCATCTCTTATCCAGCTTCGTTCGTAAGATCTTGAACCGGGTTGGATTCCGGACTTATCCCTGTTTATTAAAATATAAGCAAGATTAGATTTGTAGGTATTAACAATTCTATCCGCAGATTCCGGAAGATGAAATTTTATATGATTCACTTTTAATTGCCAGAACTCTTTTGTTTCTTCAAGTTTTTGTTCAACTAAATTCTCAGTTAGATTTTCTGTAACAAATTTTTCATCATAAAATGGAATTGCTAAATAAATTATTTTTTCTTCGTCAGGTTTTAGATTAAAATCGTATTTCAAAACTCCGTTAGCTAAATTGTCAATCACGGCTATTGATTTACTTTCAGGAAATTTATTTTCCCTTAACCTTTCTACAATATTTCCTTCATCAAATGAGCTGGTTCCAAATGAGGTATATTTGGTTATGGGTATTATTACTTTATTATCGTTCACATATATTTTGTCATCGTTTTCTTTAATAGAATTTATTTTCCCAACTCCGCCTTGCAGATTTAGAAATTGATAATAAGGATTAACTTGAAGAGGACGAATAAGTAAAAACAAATTACCGTTTTGGGGTGAAGGTGAATTATTGGTTATAGTATACTTCAAATAAAGATTCGAACTACGATTTGCTTCTCCATTTACAAATGCTTGGGTTTCAAGACTAAGCTTGTCGCTATTCCAGGTTACTTTGGGAATTGGAAGATAATTTTCTTCAAGCGATTGATTTGATGTAACATTACTCCAATTAATCAA
Above is a genomic segment from Ignavibacteriales bacterium containing:
- a CDS encoding discoidin domain-containing protein; its protein translation is MKQKIIGLLYTLVLIISFNNSIISQIKLLDEFDNTNDWSIIKSDGVNLSIANDEGLHDQAIRFDYDFTKGTGYGGIQKLFPTDLPENYEFTFYLKAESPANNFEVKFLDSTGQNVWWVNNRNFDFPKEWKKIRIKKRHINFAWGPTNDQSLKRIDRIEFTIASFVGGKGTIWIDDLKFEPLPPETNDYPKPIVTARSQSFDLMPNSIVDGSSATYWSSFGIKNQYVTIDFKTKREFGGLKIDWLKDYQARSFEVLLSDDGTSWEKVYSVNNNLSDVSFIKISEAQSRFLKINLLKSISENSFGIKEVSFLDINNSLTLNDFFIYTAKNSEKGNYPRSFLEQASYWTVVGVNNDVQEALINEDGMVEVDKGGFSIEPMFKIDNKLINWSNVTSNQSLEENYLPIPKVTWNSDKLSLETQAFVNGEANRSSNLYLKYTITNNSPSPQNGNLFLLIRPLQVNPYYQFLNLQGGVGKINSIKENDDKIYVNDNKVIIPITKYTSFGTSSFDEGNIVERLRENKFPESKSIAVIDNLANGVLKYDFNLKPDEEKIIYLAIPFYDEKFVTENLTENLVEQKLEETKEFWQLKVNHIKFHLPESADRIVNTYKSNLAYILINRDKSGIQPGSRSYERSWIRDGALTSSALLKSGIVDEVKEFINWYTANQYENGKVPCVVDSRGPDPVPENDSNGELIYLIREYFNFTKDTTFLRSKNENVKRAVKYIESLIAEQSTDHFKNGNDSVRAYYGLVTESISHEGYSAKPMHSYWDDFFTMKGLKDATEIQRVLGEKESYERIKKVRDTFKKNLYSSLNLAMKTRKIDYIPGCVELGDFDATSTTIALTPCNEFSNLPKPQVYNTFNKYYEFFKNRRDGKIDWINYTPYENRLIGSFIQLDQPETSHELISFFLNDQRPKGWNHWAEVVWKDYRTPKFIGDMPHTWVGSDFINAIRSMFVYENEADESLVLASALYQDWIDSPTGMSIENLPTYYGELSYSIIKENEKYIFSIFGDVNIPGNGIKINNFNGSKLPTNVTVNGKKIQSFTENEISIQEFPAKVVVEY